One window from the genome of Desulforamulus ruminis DSM 2154 encodes:
- a CDS encoding YraN family protein, which translates to MDDTRKALGNRGEEVAAGFLRQLGWKIIERNYRCRMGELDMVATDDQGVLVFVEVRTRSGSSHGLPEESVLLGKQKRLRMLAEYYLLLHPEWRNKPCRFDVLAVQLAARGEIKTVRHIKNAF; encoded by the coding sequence ATGGATGATACCCGTAAGGCTTTAGGAAACAGGGGAGAGGAAGTAGCGGCCGGCTTTTTGCGTCAACTGGGGTGGAAGATCATCGAAAGAAATTACCGCTGCCGCATGGGGGAATTAGATATGGTGGCCACGGATGATCAGGGCGTCCTGGTTTTTGTGGAGGTTCGCACCCGTTCCGGTTCCAGCCATGGGCTGCCGGAGGAGAGCGTCCTTTTGGGCAAGCAAAAAAGATTAAGAATGCTGGCCGAATATTATTTACTGCTTCATCCGGAATGGCGCAATAAACCCTGCCGGTTTGATGTTCTGGCCGTTCAGCTCGCTGCCCGGGGAGAAATAAAAACTGTCCGGCATATTAAAAATGCTTTTTAA
- a CDS encoding MBL fold metallo-hydrolase: MPLTKLTGSIYVFQGPTNLGLILSSSGDAVVIDTGIDESVARKLLREAEAENLKIKAIVNTHSHADHIGGNSFLQSRTGADIYTSPLEAPFVQNPLLEPAMLAGGAYPWKEIQNKFLMAKPSRVTGEITAGARQIAGVDVEVFDLPGHSLGQIGLLADGVLFTGDAYLSSSLLQKHGIPYNVYISEYLNTLQKLGEIHCNWYVPSHGQPARHIYEDLAQNRAAVQQHLELINNWLKEPLSAEDLLAKLCSHLEIDTSNPGLFFLYRTTVMAYLTYLYEQGQIKTSLQENRLLWHQ; this comes from the coding sequence GTGCCCCTTACAAAGCTAACCGGTTCCATCTATGTTTTTCAGGGACCGACAAATTTAGGTCTGATCCTCTCTTCATCCGGTGATGCGGTGGTCATTGATACCGGAATTGATGAATCGGTAGCCAGAAAATTATTAAGAGAAGCTGAGGCAGAAAATTTAAAAATAAAGGCCATTGTGAATACTCATTCCCACGCGGATCACATCGGGGGAAATTCTTTTCTACAGTCGCGTACCGGAGCAGACATCTATACCTCCCCCCTGGAAGCGCCCTTTGTTCAAAATCCCCTGCTAGAGCCCGCTATGCTGGCCGGCGGCGCTTATCCCTGGAAAGAAATCCAAAACAAGTTCCTCATGGCCAAGCCCAGCCGGGTCACCGGCGAAATAACTGCGGGAGCCCGGCAGATAGCGGGCGTGGATGTCGAGGTCTTTGATTTGCCCGGCCATAGTTTGGGACAGATCGGTCTGCTGGCAGACGGGGTCCTTTTTACCGGGGACGCCTATCTCAGCAGCTCTCTGCTGCAAAAACACGGCATTCCCTATAACGTGTATATTTCCGAATATCTGAATACCTTACAAAAACTAGGGGAGATCCATTGCAACTGGTACGTTCCCTCCCACGGTCAGCCGGCCCGGCACATCTATGAAGACCTGGCTCAGAACAGAGCTGCCGTTCAACAGCATCTGGAGTTAATCAACAACTGGCTTAAGGAACCTCTTTCGGCGGAAGATCTCCTGGCCAAATTATGTTCCCATTTGGAAATCGACACCTCAAATCCGGGCCTCTTCTTTTTATACCGGACCACAGTCATGGCTTACTTAACCTATTTATATGAACAGGGGCAAATCAAAACTTCGCTGCAGGAGAACCGGTTGCTGTGGCATCAATAA